A region of Gemmatimonadota bacterium DNA encodes the following proteins:
- the infB gene encoding translation initiation factor IF-2, whose product MVKSRVHDLAAEFSVPVEQLMGMLREMNIFVRSHMSSLEPDQVSAVRVRWEREKRKAAEAPAPKKGRRKVVEAPAPAPVAEAKPVRRRRTAAEVAEQEAKAAVDAEHEAKVAFELPPALELEKPASDVKPGLSLEERAKLLFKDLPPEPAAPEAEPAAETEPTAAAPVAEKPVAPAVEPAPAVERPFIPQRPSMPPRPSAPQTRQPTQGDPTTAPSGPGGVPKPFIPPRIQRPAPAAGGQQGGRPSGPPQRGGQGSGPGGRPRPVFSSSTPAPGRAGSGPASPGAPVARTFGPDAQPGGGRKKGKKGKKSFVDQDQVQANILKTLHGMKGTAGPRKKTRSDEPSYRDIIASRAAEEKEREKTRIRVNEFISVSELAAAMKIPANQIVAFAFKELGLMVTVNQRLDFDQIELIASEFGFEAVKEEEYHAEVEVEEVEETGEKEWRPPVVTIMGHVDHGKTSLLDYIRKANVVAGEAGGITQHIGAYHIELPGKRSITFLDTPGHQAFTAMRARGAQVTDLVVLVIAADDQVMPQTVEAISHAKNAGVPLIVAINKIDLPSANVAKVKQDLLQHSVVLEEFGGQVMHTPISAKSGLGVPDLLEQILLQAEILELKANPDARPVGTVIEATLDPGKGPIATVLVQKGTIRVGDNFICGKFSGRVRALFDERGKTVKSAGPSIPVQILGFEGVPAAGDSFQVLTDATEAREIAQKRQRLEREAQNRRTARGGTLEDISRALKEGAVTQLRIIIKADQGGPAEALADSLAQLGTGEVRVDIVHRGVGQISESDVLLAKASGAIILGFHVRPDANARNAAEREGVDIRTYRIIYEAVEDVKNALEGLLKPEEKETILGEAEIIELFKVTRVGTIAGCIVRSGTITRTSKARVLRDGVTMYTGELSSLKRFKDDAKEVKEGQECGIGIENFNDLKVGDRIEAYRLEEIKRTLAASAAQD is encoded by the coding sequence GTGGTCAAGAGTCGTGTGCACGACCTCGCTGCGGAATTCAGCGTTCCTGTGGAACAGCTCATGGGAATGCTGCGCGAAATGAACATCTTCGTGCGCAGCCATATGTCGTCGCTGGAGCCCGATCAGGTCTCCGCAGTGCGAGTGCGGTGGGAACGCGAGAAGCGCAAGGCAGCTGAAGCGCCGGCCCCGAAGAAGGGTCGCCGCAAGGTCGTCGAAGCGCCCGCGCCCGCACCCGTCGCCGAGGCGAAGCCGGTGCGTCGTCGTCGCACCGCCGCCGAGGTCGCCGAGCAGGAAGCCAAGGCCGCCGTCGATGCGGAGCACGAAGCCAAGGTGGCCTTCGAGCTGCCGCCCGCGCTCGAGCTCGAGAAGCCGGCATCCGACGTGAAGCCGGGGCTCTCGCTCGAGGAGCGCGCGAAGCTGCTCTTCAAGGACCTCCCGCCGGAACCAGCGGCTCCCGAGGCCGAGCCGGCCGCCGAGACCGAGCCAACCGCCGCCGCACCCGTGGCTGAGAAGCCTGTGGCACCGGCTGTCGAGCCAGCCCCGGCGGTGGAGCGGCCGTTCATCCCGCAGCGGCCTTCGATGCCGCCGCGGCCGAGCGCGCCTCAGACCAGGCAACCAACGCAGGGCGACCCGACCACCGCACCCTCAGGTCCCGGGGGCGTCCCCAAGCCGTTCATTCCACCTCGCATTCAGCGTCCGGCGCCTGCCGCCGGCGGTCAGCAGGGTGGTCGTCCGTCCGGCCCACCGCAACGTGGTGGACAGGGCAGTGGACCCGGCGGCCGTCCGCGTCCGGTCTTCTCTTCGAGCACGCCCGCACCTGGGCGCGCTGGGAGTGGTCCGGCCTCGCCCGGCGCGCCGGTCGCGCGCACCTTCGGCCCTGATGCCCAGCCGGGCGGTGGCCGCAAGAAGGGGAAGAAGGGAAAGAAGAGCTTCGTCGACCAGGATCAGGTGCAGGCCAACATCCTGAAGACGCTGCACGGGATGAAGGGCACTGCTGGTCCGCGCAAGAAGACCCGCTCCGACGAGCCGTCGTACCGCGATATCATCGCGTCGCGTGCGGCCGAGGAAAAGGAGCGCGAGAAGACCCGGATTCGCGTCAACGAGTTCATCTCGGTGAGCGAGCTCGCGGCCGCAATGAAGATTCCGGCCAACCAGATCGTCGCGTTCGCCTTCAAGGAACTCGGCCTGATGGTCACCGTGAACCAGCGGCTCGACTTCGACCAGATCGAACTGATCGCGTCGGAATTCGGCTTCGAGGCCGTGAAGGAAGAGGAGTACCACGCCGAGGTCGAGGTCGAGGAAGTCGAGGAGACGGGCGAGAAGGAATGGCGCCCGCCAGTCGTGACCATCATGGGTCACGTCGACCACGGCAAGACCTCGCTGCTCGACTACATCCGCAAGGCCAATGTGGTCGCGGGTGAAGCCGGTGGTATCACGCAGCACATCGGTGCCTATCACATCGAATTGCCGGGGAAGCGCTCCATCACCTTCCTCGACACACCGGGTCACCAGGCGTTCACCGCCATGCGTGCTCGTGGTGCGCAGGTCACCGACCTCGTCGTGCTGGTGATCGCGGCCGATGACCAGGTCATGCCGCAGACCGTCGAAGCGATCTCGCATGCCAAGAACGCTGGCGTGCCGCTGATTGTGGCCATCAACAAGATCGACCTCCCCTCCGCGAACGTCGCGAAGGTGAAGCAGGACCTGCTGCAGCACAGCGTCGTGCTCGAAGAGTTCGGCGGCCAGGTGATGCACACCCCGATCTCGGCGAAGAGTGGTCTCGGCGTGCCCGACCTGCTCGAGCAGATCCTGCTGCAGGCCGAAATTCTCGAGCTCAAGGCGAATCCCGATGCCCGCCCGGTCGGTACCGTCATCGAAGCGACGCTCGATCCGGGCAAGGGCCCGATCGCCACGGTGCTGGTGCAGAAGGGCACCATCCGCGTTGGCGACAACTTCATCTGCGGCAAGTTCTCCGGCCGCGTGCGCGCACTCTTCGATGAGCGCGGCAAGACGGTGAAGTCGGCCGGTCCGTCGATTCCGGTGCAGATCCTCGGCTTCGAGGGTGTTCCGGCCGCGGGCGATTCGTTCCAGGTGCTCACCGATGCCACCGAAGCGCGTGAGATCGCGCAGAAGCGTCAGCGGCTCGAGCGCGAAGCACAGAACCGTCGTACCGCTCGTGGCGGCACGCTGGAAGACATCTCGCGCGCACTCAAGGAAGGCGCGGTCACCCAGCTGCGGATCATCATCAAGGCCGACCAGGGTGGTCCAGCCGAAGCACTGGCCGACTCGCTCGCTCAGCTCGGCACCGGCGAAGTCCGCGTCGACATCGTGCACCGTGGCGTCGGTCAGATCAGCGAGAGCGATGTGCTGCTCGCGAAGGCGTCGGGAGCGATCATTCTCGGCTTCCACGTCCGTCCTGATGCCAATGCCCGGAACGCCGCCGAACGTGAAGGCGTCGACATCCGGACCTATCGCATCATCTACGAAGCCGTCGAGGACGTGAAGAACGCGCTCGAGGGCCTGCTCAAGCCGGAGGAGAAGGAGACCATCCTCGGCGAAGCGGAAATCATCGAGCTGTTCAAGGTCACGCGGGTCGGCACCATCGCCGGCTGCATTGTTCGCTCGGGGACCATCACGCGCACCTCGAAGGCGCGTGTCCTCCGCGATGGCGTCACCATGTACACCGGCGAGTTGTCGTCGCTGAAGCGCTTCAAGGACGACGCCAAGGAAGTGAAGGAAGGGCAGGAGTGCGGTATCGGCATCGAGAACTTCAACGACCTCAAGGTCGGTGACCGGATCGAGGCCTACCGTCTCGAAGAGATCAAGCGCACCCTGGCCGCTTCGGCGGCGCAGGACTGA
- the rbfA gene encoding 30S ribosome-binding factor RbfA, with protein MGGKGASRRPEQLAETIRAVLAEALLRGDVRDPRVSMVTVSSVEVTRDLSHATIRVVPHGDDAAKDEAVAGLVSAAGFLRRMVAQTLTTRIVPELHFVRDRGHEHAARIDELLAGLKHEEEPS; from the coding sequence GTGGGCGGCAAGGGTGCCTCTCGGCGGCCGGAACAATTGGCCGAGACCATCCGGGCCGTGCTGGCGGAAGCGTTGCTGCGCGGGGATGTGCGCGATCCCCGTGTGAGCATGGTGACGGTGAGCTCGGTGGAAGTCACCCGCGATCTGTCGCACGCGACCATCCGCGTGGTGCCGCACGGCGACGATGCCGCGAAGGATGAAGCGGTCGCGGGGCTGGTGAGTGCCGCCGGATTCCTGCGGCGGATGGTGGCACAGACGCTGACCACGCGGATCGTGCCGGAGTTGCACTTCGTCCGCGATCGTGGTCACGAGCACGCCGCGCGGATTGACGAGTTGCTCGCGGGATTGAAACACGAGGAGGAACCCTCCTGA
- the truB gene encoding tRNA pseudouridine(55) synthase TruB, whose protein sequence is MDKPAGWTSHDVVAVVRKRLNTRSVGHAGTLDPFATGLLVVLVGRATRLARFIEGAEKRYDAQVRFGHSSDTDDSTGAMSDTAIPLEWPSDAEVDAARVSLLGRQMQVPPAYSAKHVAGTRSYALARAGHAVELPPVEVMVHALEVTSWTPPDLRLAATVGRGTYIRALARDLGVRLGIPAHCAELRRTSIGPFQVADAVGPDEVTASALLTPAQMLQHLPAEVVSADGVRELGFGRVLPQQSPSTGFGALLADDGRLVAVAEGRDGSWFPVVVLEPAA, encoded by the coding sequence ATTGACAAGCCGGCGGGGTGGACGTCGCACGATGTTGTCGCGGTCGTTCGCAAGCGCCTGAATACCCGGAGCGTCGGCCACGCCGGCACGCTCGATCCGTTCGCGACCGGTTTGCTGGTCGTGCTGGTCGGGCGGGCGACACGCCTGGCTCGTTTCATCGAAGGCGCCGAGAAGCGCTACGATGCGCAGGTCCGATTCGGACACTCGAGTGACACCGATGATTCCACTGGTGCGATGTCGGACACGGCGATTCCCCTGGAGTGGCCGTCAGACGCCGAGGTCGACGCCGCGAGAGTCTCGCTCCTCGGCCGCCAGATGCAGGTGCCGCCGGCCTATTCGGCCAAGCACGTGGCCGGGACTCGAAGCTATGCGCTTGCGCGCGCGGGACACGCGGTCGAACTGCCGCCAGTCGAGGTGATGGTGCACGCGCTCGAAGTGACCAGCTGGACGCCGCCGGATCTGCGACTTGCGGCCACGGTCGGACGCGGGACGTACATCCGCGCCCTCGCGAGAGATCTGGGCGTGCGGCTCGGTATCCCGGCGCACTGCGCCGAGTTGCGCCGCACATCGATCGGGCCGTTTCAGGTGGCGGATGCCGTAGGGCCGGATGAGGTGACGGCGAGTGCGCTGCTGACGCCCGCGCAGATGCTGCAGCACTTGCCGGCCGAAGTGGTAAGCGCCGATGGCGTACGCGAGCTGGGGTTCGGACGCGTATTGCCGCAGCAGTCGCCGTCTACCGGCTTCGGAGCGCTCCTCGCCGACGACGGCAGGCTCGTGGCCGTGGCGGAGGGGCGGGACGGAAGCTGGTTCCCGGTCGTGGTCCTGGAGCCCGCCGCGTGA
- the ribF gene encoding riboflavin biosynthesis protein RibF encodes MTPVAVPPSGSVVTVGTFDGVHLGHHAVLDEITARAQAAGRASVLVTFEPHPLEVVNPGAAPQRLTTREERLECLAVSQLDRVVELHFERAMAAMGPEQFVDEVLLARCGMRELVIGHDHGFGRGRSGDVETLRRLGEVRGFPVDVVEPVRAEGGMSVSSTAIRRAIAGGDLDHAARWLGRPYSVSAEVEHGAARGRTIGFPTLNLRVTPRKLLPPDGVYAVVVDTPVGRFGGMMNQGHRPTFDDGRRLLEIHLFGFEGDLYHRWVRVTWIAPLREIRRFDGVAALQQQLLVDRTLAMATLAAANPDLDAPLTAPE; translated from the coding sequence GTGACGCCGGTCGCGGTACCACCGAGCGGCAGCGTGGTGACCGTCGGGACCTTCGACGGTGTGCACCTGGGGCACCACGCGGTGCTCGACGAGATCACGGCGCGAGCGCAGGCAGCCGGGCGGGCGAGTGTCCTCGTCACCTTCGAGCCGCATCCGCTCGAAGTCGTGAATCCGGGTGCTGCACCGCAACGTCTGACGACGCGGGAAGAACGGCTGGAGTGTCTGGCGGTGTCGCAACTCGACCGCGTGGTGGAGTTGCACTTCGAGCGGGCGATGGCGGCGATGGGGCCGGAGCAGTTTGTCGACGAGGTGCTGCTCGCGCGCTGCGGCATGCGTGAGCTCGTGATCGGACACGATCACGGTTTCGGGCGAGGGCGCAGCGGCGACGTCGAGACGCTGCGCAGGCTCGGTGAGGTTCGCGGCTTTCCGGTCGATGTAGTAGAGCCAGTGCGGGCCGAGGGCGGCATGTCGGTGTCGAGTACAGCGATCCGACGGGCGATTGCGGGCGGTGATCTCGATCACGCGGCGCGCTGGCTCGGTCGACCCTACTCAGTGAGTGCCGAGGTGGAGCACGGGGCGGCACGCGGCCGGACGATCGGCTTCCCGACGCTGAACCTCCGGGTGACGCCGCGGAAGTTGCTGCCACCCGATGGTGTGTACGCCGTTGTAGTCGATACGCCCGTCGGCCGGTTTGGCGGGATGATGAATCAGGGGCACCGTCCCACGTTCGACGACGGGCGCCGCTTGCTGGAAATCCACCTCTTCGGTTTCGAGGGGGATCTGTACCACCGCTGGGTGCGTGTCACCTGGATCGCACCCCTGCGGGAGATTCGCCGTTTCGACGGCGTGGCGGCGCTCCAGCAGCAGTTGCTGGTCGACCGTACCCTCGCGATGGCCACGCTGGCCGCCGCGAATCCGGACCTTGATGCGCCGCTGACGGCGCCCGAGTGA
- the secD gene encoding protein translocase subunit SecD, producing the protein MMLATIRNRLILIAALVVVSIAYLIPRTVTVRERGPDGVMHDAKIKRVPLKLGLDLQGGMHIGLDLDQSQKVSANPSGDLDIALGVLRKRIDQFGVTEPVIQRVGDRIVVELAGLKEPERAKAIVTSNAFLEFRLSDKSGAFENALPSMDRALAQLGVKSLTPDGAAPAKGVEALLGGKDTTKSAAADTSKKAAAKSDTGKAAPAAKAATDTSAKVGSVLQSLITSSTAIGSRVPGEYVVQESAYPRVDSLLHLPEIKRLWPRGVDLKWAQSPTAVGAEQVRMLYALDDKPIVTGESLEDATAQIDQLTNRPIVNFALDRAGGRRFGAQTGSHVGDFMAIVLDNFVQGPPPVINSRIDRRGQIELGGRSIADAQDLALTLKAGSLPVPLKIVEEKQVLASLGADSIHEGITAGIVGTICVILIMVGYYRMSGALAVAALALYLLFTLAGLSAIEATLTLPGIAGIALSVGIAVDANVLIFERIREELIAGRSTRIAVEEGFRHAMAAIVDSNVATVLTALFLFQFGTGPVKGFAVTLILGIAASMITAVFATKTFFLIWLDRKSDATTLSI; encoded by the coding sequence ATGATGCTTGCTACCATCCGCAACCGATTGATCCTGATCGCCGCGCTTGTCGTGGTGTCGATCGCGTATCTCATCCCGCGTACCGTGACCGTGCGTGAGCGCGGCCCCGACGGGGTGATGCACGACGCCAAAATCAAGCGCGTGCCGCTCAAGCTCGGCCTCGACCTGCAGGGCGGGATGCATATCGGTCTCGACCTCGATCAGTCGCAGAAGGTCTCGGCCAACCCATCGGGCGATCTCGACATCGCGCTCGGCGTGCTCCGCAAGCGCATCGACCAGTTCGGCGTGACCGAACCGGTGATCCAGCGCGTCGGTGACCGCATCGTCGTCGAACTCGCCGGGCTCAAGGAGCCGGAGCGCGCCAAGGCGATCGTCACCAGCAACGCCTTCCTCGAGTTCCGCCTTTCCGACAAGAGTGGCGCCTTCGAGAATGCGTTGCCGTCGATGGACCGCGCGCTCGCCCAGCTCGGCGTCAAGAGCCTGACCCCCGATGGTGCTGCGCCTGCGAAGGGCGTCGAGGCGCTGCTCGGTGGCAAGGACACCACCAAGTCGGCGGCCGCGGATACCTCGAAGAAAGCTGCCGCGAAGAGCGACACGGGCAAGGCCGCGCCGGCGGCCAAGGCTGCCACCGACACCTCGGCCAAGGTTGGCTCGGTGCTGCAGAGCCTGATCACGTCGTCGACGGCGATCGGCAGCCGGGTGCCGGGTGAATACGTCGTGCAGGAGTCCGCGTATCCGCGCGTCGACTCGCTGCTGCACCTCCCCGAGATCAAGCGACTCTGGCCGCGTGGTGTTGACCTCAAGTGGGCGCAGTCGCCCACGGCGGTCGGTGCCGAGCAGGTCCGGATGCTCTACGCCCTCGACGACAAGCCGATCGTGACCGGAGAGTCGCTCGAGGATGCGACGGCGCAGATTGATCAGCTGACCAATCGCCCGATCGTGAACTTTGCCCTCGACCGCGCGGGCGGCCGCCGCTTCGGCGCCCAAACCGGTTCGCACGTCGGTGACTTCATGGCGATCGTCCTCGACAACTTCGTTCAGGGTCCGCCGCCGGTCATCAACTCGCGCATCGACCGTCGTGGTCAGATCGAACTCGGCGGCCGCTCGATTGCCGATGCGCAGGATCTGGCGCTGACGCTCAAGGCCGGCTCGCTGCCGGTGCCACTCAAGATCGTCGAGGAGAAGCAGGTCCTCGCTTCACTTGGTGCCGACTCGATTCATGAGGGGATCACCGCCGGCATCGTCGGCACGATCTGCGTCATCCTCATCATGGTGGGCTACTACCGGATGTCGGGCGCCCTCGCGGTTGCCGCGCTCGCACTCTATCTGCTCTTCACGCTCGCCGGGCTCAGCGCCATCGAGGCGACCCTGACCTTGCCGGGCATCGCCGGTATCGCCCTCTCGGTCGGTATCGCCGTCGACGCGAACGTGCTGATCTTCGAGCGCATCCGCGAGGAGCTCATCGCCGGGCGCAGTACCCGCATCGCGGTGGAGGAGGGCTTCCGTCACGCGATGGCTGCCATCGTCGACTCCAACGTGGCGACGGTGCTGACCGCGCTCTTCCTCTTCCAGTTCGGTACCGGCCCGGTGAAGGGCTTCGCCGTGACACTGATCCTGGGTATCGCGGCCTCGATGATCACCGCCGTGTTCGCGACCAAGACCTTCTTCCTGATCTGGCTGGATCGGAAGTCTGACGCTACAACGCTGAGCATCTGA
- the secF gene encoding protein translocase subunit SecF has protein sequence MTRIFGHANYDFIGYRRKAFIITLVLLAVGLIDLAIRPITYSIEFTGGTQYGFTVPTGTPVNVGAVRAGLDAVGLPGAEITSFGTNEYLVTARTAVKGADADNTSKTSAAITGALDNVLGAGKWTKGQAQLVGPKVGGELRSKAFLAVFLSFFAVLAYLAYRFEWRFGVAAVLATAHDIILTICFISIVKMEVSLVVVAAVLSMVGYSLNDTIIIFDRVRENLHKHRRDELTSILNRSINETLPRSVLTHATTLSTLGALAIFGGQVIRPFALVMFFGVFTGTFSSIFIAPPVLRYIEQRWPGIDNRGVKVKPKAMPGTV, from the coding sequence ATGACGCGAATCTTCGGACACGCGAACTACGATTTCATCGGCTACCGGCGCAAGGCGTTCATCATCACGCTGGTGCTGCTGGCCGTCGGCCTGATCGACCTGGCCATCCGCCCGATCACTTACTCGATCGAGTTCACCGGCGGCACCCAGTACGGCTTCACGGTGCCGACCGGTACCCCGGTCAATGTCGGTGCGGTACGCGCGGGCCTCGACGCCGTGGGTCTCCCGGGCGCCGAGATCACTTCGTTCGGCACCAATGAGTACCTTGTCACGGCCCGCACGGCCGTGAAGGGCGCCGATGCCGACAACACGTCGAAGACCTCTGCCGCCATCACCGGGGCACTCGATAACGTGCTCGGCGCCGGCAAGTGGACCAAGGGGCAGGCTCAGCTGGTCGGGCCGAAAGTCGGTGGCGAATTGCGCAGCAAAGCGTTCCTCGCCGTCTTCCTCTCATTCTTCGCCGTGCTGGCGTATCTGGCCTATCGCTTCGAGTGGCGCTTCGGTGTGGCTGCCGTCCTGGCCACCGCCCACGACATCATCCTGACGATCTGTTTCATCTCGATCGTGAAGATGGAAGTGTCGCTGGTGGTGGTTGCCGCGGTGCTCTCGATGGTCGGTTACTCGCTGAACGACACCATCATCATCTTCGACCGTGTGCGCGAGAACCTGCACAAGCACCGGCGCGATGAACTGACGAGCATCCTGAATCGCTCGATCAATGAGACGCTGCCACGCTCGGTGCTGACCCACGCGACCACGCTCTCCACGCTTGGTGCACTGGCGATCTTCGGTGGCCAGGTGATCCGTCCGTTTGCCCTGGTGATGTTCTTCGGTGTCTTTACCGGCACCTTCTCGTCGATCTTCATCGCCCCACCGGTGCTCCGCTACATCGAGCAGCGCTGGCCTGGCATCGACAACCGTGGAGTGAAGGTCAAGCCGAAGGCGATGCCCGGCACGGTCTGA
- a CDS encoding TatD family hydrolase has translation MLIDTHCHLADPAFAPDRDEVLERMRAAGVGRALVVESVLSQLDATLEWIAGEPNLALATGCHPHDASRWDGALADRLRAIWRHPSVAAAGEMGLDYHYDHAPRDVQRRVFSEQLALAVECGLPAVIHARQADADVVAILREQPAATVVLHSFSSGSELREAGLESGWYLSFSGMVTFKSWTDLAAIERVAADRILIETDAPYLAPVPHRGKRNEPGFVVEVCRRLAEIRGEATTELAATTTANAERVFFTRPKR, from the coding sequence GTGCTGATCGACACGCACTGCCATCTCGCCGATCCGGCCTTCGCGCCGGATCGCGACGAGGTGCTGGAGCGGATGCGCGCGGCCGGGGTCGGCCGCGCGCTTGTCGTTGAGAGTGTCCTGTCACAGCTCGATGCCACCCTCGAATGGATCGCCGGCGAGCCCAACCTCGCGCTGGCCACCGGGTGTCACCCGCACGATGCCTCCCGGTGGGATGGCGCGCTGGCCGACCGACTCCGCGCGATATGGCGGCATCCCTCCGTCGCTGCGGCCGGAGAGATGGGGCTCGACTATCACTACGATCACGCTCCGCGTGACGTGCAGCGTCGAGTCTTCAGCGAACAGCTCGCGCTCGCGGTCGAGTGTGGTCTGCCGGCGGTCATCCACGCGCGTCAGGCCGACGCCGACGTGGTGGCGATCCTCCGGGAGCAACCTGCCGCCACCGTCGTGCTCCACTCCTTCTCCAGCGGCTCTGAGTTGCGTGAAGCGGGTCTCGAGTCGGGCTGGTATCTCTCCTTCAGTGGTATGGTCACGTTCAAGTCCTGGACCGACCTCGCGGCGATCGAGCGGGTGGCGGCCGACCGGATCCTGATCGAGACCGATGCTCCATATCTGGCCCCAGTGCCACATCGCGGCAAAAGGAACGAACCCGGCTTCGTGGTCGAGGTCTGCCGTCGCCTCGCCGAGATCCGCGGCGAGGCCACGACCGAACTCGCCGCGACCACCACGGCCAATGCCGAACGAGTATTTTTCACCCGACCGAAGCGCTGA
- a CDS encoding RidA family protein, translating into MTFETIATPDAPKAIGPYSQAIVVNGLLYSAGQIALDPVSMEIVAGGIVEQSERVMRNLAAVLKAAGMGFENVVKTTVFLVDMAEFAAMNEVYARHFGDHRPARSTVAVAGLPRNVRVEIEVVAAR; encoded by the coding sequence ATGACATTTGAGACTATCGCTACGCCCGACGCCCCCAAGGCGATCGGCCCCTACTCCCAGGCCATTGTCGTCAACGGGCTGCTCTATTCGGCCGGCCAGATTGCCCTGGATCCTGTTTCGATGGAAATCGTGGCGGGTGGCATCGTCGAACAGAGCGAGCGGGTGATGCGGAATCTTGCCGCCGTGCTGAAGGCCGCGGGGATGGGGTTCGAGAATGTCGTGAAGACGACGGTCTTTCTGGTCGATATGGCCGAGTTCGCCGCGATGAACGAAGTCTATGCCCGCCATTTCGGTGACCACCGACCCGCGCGCTCCACCGTGGCCGTGGCCGGCCTCCCCCGGAACGTGCGCGTCGAGATCGAGGTCGTGGCCGCCCGATAA
- the murI gene encoding glutamate racemase, whose protein sequence is MQSAPIGIFDSGIGGLTVARAIHALLPNESTIYLGDTARVPYGPKSPETVRRYSREILAWLVSQGVKAVVVACNTATAHALEELRRISPVPVIGVIEPGARAAARESVGGKVGVIGTAGTIASGAYRRALQQARAGLDVVEQACPLLVPFVEEGWLAHPATRLVAEEYLVPLRARQVDTLVLGCTHYPLLKSLLGDVMGPAVRLIDSADETARELAATLHASGLAADGSVAPYQRWAATDDVERFARVGAVFMGEAPDAVELVTLDADDAVS, encoded by the coding sequence ATGCAATCGGCGCCAATCGGAATCTTCGACTCCGGTATCGGCGGGCTCACGGTGGCGCGGGCGATCCACGCCCTCCTCCCCAATGAGTCGACGATCTACCTCGGCGACACCGCGCGCGTTCCGTACGGCCCCAAGTCGCCAGAGACGGTGCGACGCTACTCGCGTGAAATTCTTGCCTGGCTGGTATCGCAAGGCGTGAAGGCGGTGGTCGTCGCCTGCAACACCGCGACGGCCCATGCGCTTGAGGAGTTGCGCCGGATTTCGCCGGTGCCGGTCATCGGCGTGATCGAGCCTGGCGCGCGCGCCGCGGCGCGGGAGTCCGTCGGCGGCAAGGTCGGCGTCATCGGCACGGCAGGAACCATTGCCTCAGGTGCCTATCGCCGCGCGTTGCAGCAGGCGCGGGCCGGGCTGGATGTCGTGGAGCAGGCATGCCCACTTCTGGTGCCGTTCGTGGAGGAGGGGTGGCTGGCACATCCCGCCACGCGACTCGTGGCCGAGGAGTATCTCGTACCCTTGCGGGCGCGTCAGGTCGATACTCTCGTCCTCGGCTGTACCCACTATCCGCTGCTGAAGTCCTTGCTCGGGGATGTGATGGGGCCCGCGGTCCGCCTGATTGATAGTGCCGATGAAACGGCGCGTGAGCTTGCGGCCACTCTCCATGCGAGCGGGTTGGCGGCAGACGGTTCAGTCGCGCCGTATCAGCGCTGGGCGGCGACCGATGACGTGGAGCGCTTCGCCCGGGTCGGGGCAGTGTTCATGGGGGAGGCACCGGACGCGGTCGAGCTGGTCACGCTCGACGCGGACGACGCCGTCAGCTGA
- a CDS encoding UDP-2,3-diacylglucosamine diphosphatase: MIGQRLVVVADAHLGSAPLADEEAFLAFLDAVPTLGDSLLLAGDIYDFWFSYRRVIPRRAARITAGLIHLARSFPVAMIGGNHDRWGETFWQQDAKIEFDPWQLRLQVAGRTALAVHGDGLHVERATATFLSRLLASPAVITTFRLLPIEFGFRIADRLGHDPAFGANRPDVVADAAARQLRWAETRLAADPAIDALIMGHTHREAAVEVAPGRWYLNPGAWLDGHRYATLDASGAVLSRFS; the protein is encoded by the coding sequence GTGATCGGTCAACGTCTCGTCGTGGTCGCCGACGCCCACCTGGGTTCGGCCCCTCTTGCGGATGAGGAAGCGTTTCTCGCTTTCCTCGACGCCGTCCCCACGCTGGGCGATTCGCTGCTGCTCGCCGGGGACATCTACGATTTCTGGTTCAGCTACCGCCGGGTCATTCCGCGTCGTGCAGCGCGGATCACGGCCGGCCTCATCCATCTCGCCCGGTCCTTCCCTGTTGCAATGATCGGCGGAAATCACGATCGCTGGGGCGAGACCTTCTGGCAGCAGGACGCCAAAATCGAGTTTGATCCCTGGCAGCTCCGCCTGCAGGTCGCCGGTCGCACGGCCCTGGCTGTGCACGGAGACGGCCTGCATGTCGAACGAGCCACAGCGACCTTTCTGTCGCGCCTGCTCGCCTCGCCTGCGGTGATCACAACCTTCCGGCTGCTGCCGATCGAGTTCGGATTCCGGATCGCCGATCGACTCGGCCACGATCCGGCCTTCGGTGCCAATCGTCCCGACGTCGTGGCCGATGCGGCGGCGCGCCAGCTCCGCTGGGCCGAAACGCGGCTGGCGGCCGATCCCGCGATCGATGCGCTGATCATGGGGCACACCCACCGGGAAGCCGCCGTCGAAGTCGCACCGGGGCGCTGGTACCTGAATCCCGGTGCCTGGCTCGATGGCCACCGCTATGCGACGCTCGACGCCAGTGGAGCCGTACTCTCGCGCTTCAGCTGA